A region of Zeugodacus cucurbitae isolate PBARC_wt_2022May chromosome 5, idZeuCucr1.2, whole genome shotgun sequence DNA encodes the following proteins:
- the LOC105212715 gene encoding probable methylmalonate-semialdehyde dehydrogenase [acylating], mitochondrial, which yields MSLVRLIGAECRLLAKRGYSSAPATTKMFIDGKFVESQTKEWIDLHDPATNEVISRVPKCTQAEMQAALESNKKAFKSWSQQSVLSRQQVMFKLQALIKSNMGELAKNITKEQGKTLADAEGDVLRGLQVVEHSCSIPSLAMGETVANVARDMDTYSLVLPLGVTAGIAPFNFPAMIPLWMFPVAITCGNTMLLKPSERVPGSTMLLMELLNEAGCPPGVVNVIHGQHDAVNFICDAPEIKAVSFVGSDAAGKYIYERAGKNGKRVQSNMGAKNHGVIMADANKENTLNQLAGAAFGAAGQRCMALSTALFVGEAQKWIPDLVERAKKLKVNAGHVPGTDVGPVISEQSRKRINELVESGVKEGAKLILDGRNVKVPGYDAGYFVGPTILSDVTPDMQCYKEEIFGPVLVILKADTLDEAIQTVNANPYGNGTAIFTTNGATARKFVNEIDVGQVGVNVPIPVPLPMFSFTGTRGSFRGDHHFYGKMGIKFYTQTKTVTQLWRETDVTHTQAAVAMPTMK from the exons TGCCGCTTGTTGGCTAAGCGCGGTTACTCCTCTGCCCCCGCAACTACTAAAATGTTCATCGATGGTAAATTTGTGGAGTCGCAAACTAAAGAATGGATCGACTTGCATGACCCCGCCACCAATGAGGTCATTAGTCGTGTACCCAAGTGCACACAGGCTGAGATGCAAGCAGCATTGGAATCCAACAAAAAGGCATTCAAATCGTGGAGCCAACAATCCGTGTTATCCCGCCAGCAAGTGATGTTCAAATTACAAGCATTGATCAAATCGAATATGGGTGAATTGGCCAAGAATATAACCAAGGAACAAGGCAAAACACTTGCCGATGCTGAAGGCGATGTACTGCGTGGTTTAC AGGTCGTTGAGCACTCTTGCAGCATTCCCTCACTTGCAATGGGCGAGACTGTAGCTAATGTGGCTCGCGATATGGATACATACTCGCTTGTCTTGCCTTTGGGTGTTACCGCTGGTATTGCGCCTTTCAACTTCCCCGCCATGATCCCACTATGGATGTTCCCCGTTGCCATTACCTGTGGCAACACTATGCTGCTGAAGCCATCAGAGCGCGTACCCGGCTCGACTATGCTGTTGATGGAGCTGTTAAATGAAGCTGGTTGCCCACCTGGCGTCGTCAATGTCATTCATGGCCAACATGATGCTGTCAACTTTATCTGCGATGCGCCCGAAATCAAAGCTGTATCCTTTGTAGGTTCTGATGCTGctggtaaatatatttatgagcgTGCTGGCAAAAATGGCAAGCGTGTGCAGAGCAATATGGGCGCCAAGAACCACGGTGTCATTATGGCCGACGCAAACAAGGAAAACACCTTGAACCAACTGGCTGGTGCCGCTTTTGGTGCTGCCGGTCAACGTTGCATGGCACTTTCTACTGCTCTGTTTGTTGGCGAAGCACAAAAATGGATTCCAGATTTGGTTGAGCGCGCTAAGAAATTGAAGGTGAATGCTGGTCATGTGCCCGGCACTGATGTGGGCCCAGTCATCAGTGAGCAATCGAGGAAACGTATTAATGAACTTGTTGAATCTGGAGTTAAGGAAGGAGCAAAACTCATTCTCGACGGACGTAACGTCAAGGTACCTGGATATGATGCAGGTTACTTCGTCGGTCCCACCATACTCTCCGATGTTACACCCGATATGCAGTGTTacaaagaggaaatttttggaCCCGTCTTGGTAATCTTGAAAGCCGATACCCTCGACGAAGCTATTCAAACTGTCAATGCAAACCCGTATGGCAATGGAACAGCAATCTTCACAACTAACGGCGCAACTGCACGCAAGTTCGTCAACGAAATCGATGTAGGCCAAGTGGGTGTCAACGTGCCCATACCCGTACCTTTACCAATGTTCTCGTTCACCGGCACCCGTGGCTCCTTCCGTGGGGATCACCACTTCTACGGCAAAATGGGTATAAAATTCTACACACAAACTAAGACCGTAACACAATTGTGGCGCGAAACCGATGTGACGCACACGCAAGCGGCGGTAGCCATGCCCACGATGAAGTAG